In Nocardioides marinus, one DNA window encodes the following:
- a CDS encoding zinc-dependent dehydrogenase — translation MKALRFYAPEDVRLVDVPEPECGPREVKIKVRNCSTCGTDVKIKKNGHVNITGETTLGHEVAGEVVDVGSEALGGFSVGDRVQCIAAVPCGECHECSRGWMEVCQNQTSVGYQYDGGFAEYMIVPEQVLKVDGLNRIPDNVGFDEASAAEPFACAINAQEQLGIEQGDFVVVFGAGPIGCMHIRIARGVHKVGTVVLVDINDERLKMSADAVHPDHVINAAQEDVVARVMELTDGRGADVIITATPANVTQEQAISMAARQGRISFFGGLPKNDPFIKADSNLIHYRQLHVHGANGSSPDHNKRALEYISTGQVPVKDLITRHVSLDDVMSVFDIVANGEAIKVTVEP, via the coding sequence ATGAAGGCACTGCGCTTCTACGCCCCCGAGGACGTCCGCCTCGTCGACGTCCCCGAGCCCGAGTGCGGGCCACGCGAGGTCAAGATCAAGGTGCGCAACTGCTCCACCTGCGGCACCGACGTGAAGATCAAGAAGAACGGCCACGTCAACATCACCGGCGAGACCACGCTGGGCCACGAGGTCGCCGGCGAGGTCGTCGACGTGGGCTCCGAGGCGCTGGGCGGGTTCTCGGTCGGCGACCGGGTGCAGTGCATCGCGGCCGTGCCGTGCGGTGAGTGCCACGAGTGCAGCAGGGGCTGGATGGAGGTCTGCCAGAACCAGACCTCGGTCGGCTACCAGTACGACGGCGGGTTCGCCGAGTACATGATCGTGCCCGAGCAGGTGCTCAAGGTCGACGGCCTCAACCGGATCCCCGACAACGTGGGCTTCGACGAGGCCAGCGCCGCCGAGCCGTTCGCCTGCGCCATCAACGCCCAGGAGCAGCTGGGCATCGAGCAGGGCGACTTCGTGGTCGTCTTCGGCGCCGGACCGATCGGCTGCATGCACATCCGCATCGCCCGCGGCGTGCACAAGGTCGGCACCGTCGTGCTGGTCGACATCAACGACGAGCGGCTGAAGATGTCGGCCGACGCCGTCCACCCCGACCACGTCATCAACGCCGCCCAGGAGGACGTCGTCGCCCGGGTCATGGAGCTGACCGACGGCCGTGGGGCCGACGTCATCATCACCGCGACGCCCGCGAACGTCACCCAGGAGCAGGCCATCTCGATGGCTGCGCGCCAGGGCCGGATCTCCTTCTTCGGCGGTCTGCCCAAGAACGATCCGTTCATCAAGGCCGACTCCAACCTGATCCACTACCGCCAGCTGCACGTGCACGGTGCGAACGGGTCCTCGCCGGACCACAACAAGCGAGCGCTGGAGTACATCTCGACCGGCCAGGTCCCGGTCAAGGACCTCATCACCCGCCACGTCTCGCTCGACGACGTGATGAGCGTCTTCGACATCGTCGCCAACGGCGAGGCCATCAAGGTCACCGTCGAGCCCTGA
- a CDS encoding 1-phosphofructokinase family hexose kinase produces the protein MSASPRPGVLVTVTANPSIDRTLVLPGVLDRGGVQRVEHTISQAGGKGVNISRAAVAAGVPTLAVLPARADDPFVEDVARAGIPCHPCRPAGSIRVNLTLTEPDGTTTKINSAGAETGPEQLADLADAVVREAHGASWVVLAGSLPPGAPSSFYADLLPRLHGVAPVAVDTSDAPLSALVAGLDRCAPQLVKPNAEELASITGGDGEALEADPALVARHAAELVDRGVDHVLVTLGAAGAVLADRTGAWHAVPAPTTVLSTVGAGDSSLFGFLLGSVRGVEPAECLALAVAYGSAAAALPGTGIPTPADVDTSRVEVRALSTT, from the coding sequence ATGAGCGCCTCCCCCCGCCCCGGGGTCCTCGTGACCGTCACGGCCAACCCCAGCATCGACCGCACCCTGGTGCTGCCGGGCGTGCTCGACCGAGGTGGCGTGCAGCGGGTGGAGCACACGATCTCCCAGGCCGGGGGCAAGGGCGTGAACATCTCCCGCGCAGCCGTCGCCGCGGGGGTGCCGACGCTCGCCGTGCTGCCCGCACGCGCCGACGACCCGTTCGTGGAGGACGTCGCCCGAGCCGGGATCCCGTGCCACCCCTGCCGCCCCGCTGGGAGCATCCGGGTCAACCTGACGCTCACCGAGCCCGACGGCACCACGACGAAGATCAACTCGGCGGGTGCCGAGACCGGCCCCGAACAGCTGGCCGACCTGGCCGATGCCGTGGTCCGGGAGGCGCACGGAGCCTCGTGGGTCGTGCTGGCCGGGTCGCTGCCGCCCGGAGCGCCCTCCTCCTTCTACGCCGACCTGCTCCCCCGCCTGCACGGCGTCGCACCCGTCGCCGTCGACACCAGCGACGCCCCGCTGTCGGCCCTCGTGGCCGGACTGGACCGTTGCGCCCCGCAGCTGGTGAAGCCCAACGCCGAGGAGCTGGCCAGCATCACCGGTGGCGACGGCGAGGCCCTGGAGGCCGACCCCGCCCTGGTGGCCCGGCACGCCGCGGAGCTGGTCGACCGCGGCGTCGACCACGTGCTGGTCACGCTCGGGGCGGCCGGCGCCGTCCTGGCCGACCGCACCGGCGCGTGGCACGCCGTCCCCGCGCCCACCACGGTGCTCAGCACGGTGGGGGCGGGCGACTCGAGCCTGTTCGGCTTCCTGCTCGGCTCGGTCCGCGGGGTGGAGCCGGCCGAGTGCCTGGCGCTGGCCGTGGCCTACGGCAGTGCCGCCGCAGCCCTGCCCGGTACCGGCATCCCGACCCCGGCCGACGTCGACACCTCGCGCGTCGAGGTCCGTGCCCTCAGCACGACCTGA
- a CDS encoding DeoR/GlpR family DNA-binding transcription regulator, which yields MYAAERHQAIADLVTKRNRVSVTELAAHFDVTTETVRRDLSTLERLKLVRRVHGGAVSIGSLTVLEAKLPERGQTHAEEKDAIARAALELLPAEGGTLVLDAGTTTVRLAELLPTDRRWTVLTNAVPIAALLAPATHVELQLLPGRVRTTTQAAVGHATVEALGHFRADLTFVGTNGLTVSHGFSTPDTEEAATKRAMVAAAQRVVALADSSKIGQERTVRFARVDEVDVLVTDSRIDAADQQQLEAAGLEIARVG from the coding sequence ATGTACGCGGCAGAGCGTCACCAGGCGATCGCCGACCTGGTCACCAAGCGCAACAGGGTCAGTGTGACCGAGCTGGCCGCGCACTTCGACGTCACCACCGAGACGGTGCGTCGCGACCTGTCGACACTCGAGCGACTCAAGCTCGTCCGGCGCGTGCACGGCGGCGCCGTGTCCATCGGCAGCCTGACGGTCCTGGAGGCCAAGCTCCCCGAGCGCGGGCAGACGCACGCCGAGGAGAAGGACGCCATCGCGCGCGCCGCGCTGGAGCTGCTGCCCGCAGAGGGCGGCACCCTGGTGCTCGACGCCGGCACCACCACCGTGCGCCTCGCCGAGCTGCTGCCCACCGACCGGCGTTGGACGGTGCTCACCAACGCCGTGCCGATCGCCGCCCTGCTGGCCCCGGCGACCCACGTCGAGCTGCAGCTGCTGCCGGGCCGCGTGCGCACCACCACCCAGGCCGCGGTGGGACACGCGACCGTCGAGGCCCTGGGTCACTTCCGCGCCGACCTCACCTTCGTCGGCACCAACGGCCTGACCGTGTCGCACGGCTTCTCCACCCCTGACACTGAGGAGGCCGCCACCAAGCGCGCCATGGTGGCCGCCGCACAGCGCGTCGTCGCACTGGCCGACTCCTCGAAGATCGGGCAGGAGCGGACCGTTCGCTTCGCCCGTGTCGACGAGGTCGACGTGCTGGTGACCGACAGTCGCATCGATGCCGCCGACCAGCAGCAGCTGGAGGCCGCCGGCCTCGAGATCGCTCGGGTCGGCTGA
- a CDS encoding TetR family transcriptional regulator, whose protein sequence is MPPRARPMSPEDRRTSLVDVTLRLLREHGREVTTRQIAEAAGIAEGTIFRVFATKDELVEAAISRAFEPGALVERIREIEAELPLEDRLVRLVGVLQQRYRATFYLMRRVGMLRPPDHDGELARSARAEIHALMVGLIGPDAGRLTVDPDDFCHRLRLLTFAGSHPQISDGHLLSPEQVVGTVLHGLSKEGR, encoded by the coding sequence GTGCCGCCCCGTGCCCGTCCGATGTCGCCCGAGGACCGTCGTACCTCCCTGGTCGACGTGACCCTGCGGTTGCTGCGCGAGCACGGCCGCGAGGTCACCACCCGCCAGATCGCCGAGGCCGCCGGCATCGCCGAGGGCACGATCTTCCGCGTCTTCGCCACCAAGGACGAGCTGGTCGAGGCCGCGATCAGCCGGGCCTTCGAGCCCGGCGCGCTGGTCGAGCGGATCCGCGAGATCGAGGCGGAGCTGCCGCTCGAGGACCGGCTGGTCCGGCTGGTGGGCGTGCTCCAGCAGCGCTACCGCGCCACGTTCTACCTGATGCGCCGCGTGGGGATGCTGCGCCCGCCCGACCACGACGGCGAGCTGGCCCGATCAGCCCGCGCGGAGATCCACGCCCTCATGGTCGGGCTGATCGGGCCCGACGCCGGGCGCCTCACGGTGGACCCCGACGACTTCTGCCACCGGCTGCGGTTGCTGACCTTCGCGGGCTCGCACCCGCAGATCTCCGACGGCCACCTGCTCAGCCCCGAGCAGGTCGTCGGCACCGTGCTCCACGGACTCTCGAAGGAGGGCCGCTGA
- a CDS encoding ABC transporter ATP-binding protein: protein MLVPILRQRLAPYRSWLVAVVALQLVGVLAMLYLPSLNASIIDDGVVPGDTALIWRLGGVMLVVSCVQIVCSVGAAWFGARTATAFGRDLRRDLFQRVGTFSTREVQEFGAPSLITRTTNDVQQVQMLVVMTCLIAVSSPIMMVGGVLMALREDLGLGWILAVVVPALFVSVGFVISRMVPSFRAMQARIDEVNRVLREQIAGIRVVRAFVRERHETERFAVANEELTDVAVRAGRWMATMFPLAMLVVNVSSVGVVWFGGHRVDSGQMEVGALTAFLSYLMQILMSVMMATFMLMQVPRSAVCAERISEVLTTDTSVRRSREPHPLDPARRGHVDLESVTFAYPGAEAPVLSGLSLSARPGRVVAVIGSTGAGKSTLVNLVPRLFDTTAGTVRVAGVDVRDLDPEVLWGELGLVPQKAYLFSGTVRSNLAHGRPDATEEQMWEALEIAQARDFVQALPEGLDSPVAQGGTNLSGGQRQRLAIARAVVRRPAVYLFDDAFSALDLATDARLRAALRPVTTEATVVVVAQRVSTIRDADVIVVLEDGRVVGRGGHDELLAGCATYQEIVASQLSAEEAA from the coding sequence ATGCTGGTCCCGATCCTGCGGCAGCGGCTCGCGCCGTACCGCTCCTGGCTGGTCGCGGTCGTCGCGCTGCAGCTCGTCGGCGTGCTCGCGATGCTCTACCTGCCGAGCCTGAACGCCTCGATCATCGACGACGGCGTCGTGCCCGGCGACACGGCGCTGATCTGGCGGCTGGGCGGGGTGATGCTCGTGGTCTCGTGCGTGCAGATCGTCTGCTCGGTGGGTGCGGCGTGGTTCGGCGCGCGCACCGCCACGGCCTTCGGTCGCGACCTGCGACGTGACCTGTTCCAGCGCGTGGGGACCTTCTCGACCCGGGAGGTCCAGGAGTTCGGCGCCCCCTCGCTGATCACCCGCACCACCAACGACGTGCAGCAGGTGCAGATGCTGGTCGTGATGACCTGCCTGATCGCGGTCTCCAGCCCGATCATGATGGTCGGCGGTGTCCTGATGGCCCTGCGCGAGGACCTCGGGCTGGGCTGGATCCTGGCAGTGGTCGTCCCCGCGCTGTTCGTCTCCGTGGGCTTCGTGATCTCCCGGATGGTGCCGAGCTTCCGGGCCATGCAGGCGCGCATCGACGAGGTCAACCGGGTGCTGCGCGAGCAGATCGCGGGCATCCGCGTCGTGCGCGCCTTCGTCCGCGAGCGGCACGAGACCGAGCGCTTCGCGGTCGCCAACGAGGAGCTCACCGACGTGGCGGTCCGTGCTGGGCGCTGGATGGCCACGATGTTCCCGCTGGCCATGCTCGTCGTGAACGTCTCCAGCGTCGGCGTCGTGTGGTTCGGCGGGCACCGCGTGGACTCCGGCCAGATGGAGGTGGGCGCGCTCACCGCGTTCTTGTCCTACCTGATGCAGATCCTGATGTCGGTGATGATGGCGACCTTCATGCTCATGCAGGTGCCCCGCTCGGCGGTCTGCGCGGAGCGGATCTCCGAGGTCCTCACCACCGACACCTCCGTACGCCGCAGCCGCGAGCCGCACCCCCTCGACCCCGCCCGCCGTGGTCACGTCGACCTGGAGTCGGTGACCTTCGCCTACCCCGGTGCCGAGGCGCCGGTGCTCAGCGGGTTGTCGCTGTCCGCGCGGCCGGGCCGGGTCGTGGCCGTCATCGGCTCGACCGGTGCGGGCAAGTCCACCCTGGTCAACCTCGTCCCGCGGCTCTTCGACACGACCGCCGGCACCGTGCGCGTGGCCGGGGTCGACGTGCGCGACCTCGATCCCGAGGTGCTGTGGGGCGAGCTCGGCCTGGTCCCCCAGAAGGCCTACCTGTTCAGCGGCACCGTCCGCAGCAACCTGGCCCACGGCCGCCCCGACGCCACGGAGGAGCAGATGTGGGAGGCGCTGGAGATCGCCCAGGCCCGTGACTTCGTGCAGGCGCTGCCCGAGGGCCTGGACTCCCCGGTCGCCCAGGGCGGCACGAACCTCTCCGGCGGTCAGCGCCAACGCCTCGCGATCGCCCGGGCGGTGGTGCGTCGCCCCGCGGTCTACCTCTTCGACGACGCCTTCTCGGCCCTCGACCTGGCCACCGACGCGCGGCTGCGTGCCGCGCTGCGGCCGGTGACGACCGAGGCCACGGTCGTCGTGGTGGCCCAGCGGGTCTCCACGATCCGCGACGCCGACGTGATCGTGGTGCTCGAGGACGGTCGGGTCGTCGGCCGGGGCGGGCACGACGAGCTGCTCGCCGGCTGTGCGACGTACCAGGAGATCGTGGCCTCGCAGCTCTCCGCGGAGGAGGCGGCATGA
- a CDS encoding phosphoenolpyruvate--protein phosphotransferase — MVTPTGSSSSTSSTPSTSADGAGPSAGPTAHELRGTPVVSGLAHGPVLPVRTELSATAVAAFGDGGLDAEAALAAYVDAAEAVARGFVTKAERATGAAAEVLTASAGLTRDPGLKQAVGQRLSAGEGLPGAVRGAVAQFVEVFTAMGGLMAERATDLLDIERRVIARVVGEPEPGVVLPEEPSVLVAVDLAPADTASLDPSVVVALVTERGGPTSHTAIIARQLGLPCVVGCAGVTELEAGTPVLVDGARGTVATGVDPQEAAHAVAADREQQARVAGWTGPGVTRDGVPVKLLANVADGPSARSAAESPVQGVGLFRTELCFLDRTEEPSAQEQADIYAQVLEPFAGTGHVVVRTLDAGSDKPVAFATLEDEENPALGVRGLRLALGNPGLLHRQLDGIAEAARRTGAETWVMAPMVATLAEAEDFCGQVRERGLKAGVMVEVPSVALLADRFLDVVDFLSIGTNDLTQYVMAADRLATDLAHLTDPWQPAVLHLVARAAEAGRRAGKPVGVCGEAAADPLLAVALTGMGITSLSMAGAAVRAVGAQLAAVDMDTCRRAADAVLEASDPLAARDAVRRLLD, encoded by the coding sequence ATGGTCACGCCCACCGGCTCCTCGTCCAGCACCTCCTCCACCCCCTCCACCAGTGCGGACGGCGCCGGCCCGTCGGCCGGTCCGACCGCGCACGAGCTGCGCGGCACGCCCGTCGTGTCCGGACTGGCGCACGGTCCGGTGCTGCCGGTGCGCACCGAGCTGTCGGCGACCGCCGTGGCCGCCTTCGGTGACGGCGGCCTGGACGCCGAAGCAGCGCTGGCGGCGTACGTCGACGCGGCGGAGGCCGTGGCTCGCGGGTTCGTGACGAAGGCCGAGCGTGCCACGGGGGCGGCCGCCGAGGTGCTGACCGCGAGCGCCGGCCTGACCCGCGACCCGGGCCTGAAGCAGGCGGTCGGCCAGCGGCTGAGCGCGGGGGAGGGTCTGCCCGGTGCGGTGCGCGGGGCGGTGGCCCAGTTCGTCGAGGTCTTCACGGCGATGGGCGGTCTGATGGCCGAGCGGGCGACCGACCTGCTCGACATCGAGCGCCGCGTGATCGCACGCGTGGTGGGCGAGCCCGAGCCCGGCGTGGTCCTGCCCGAGGAGCCGTCGGTGCTCGTGGCCGTCGACCTCGCGCCGGCCGACACCGCCTCCCTCGACCCCTCGGTCGTGGTGGCCCTGGTGACCGAGCGGGGCGGCCCCACGAGCCACACCGCGATCATCGCCCGCCAGCTCGGTCTGCCCTGCGTCGTGGGATGCGCCGGCGTGACAGAGCTGGAGGCCGGCACTCCGGTGCTGGTCGACGGCGCCCGGGGGACCGTCGCCACAGGGGTCGACCCCCAGGAGGCGGCGCACGCCGTCGCGGCCGATCGCGAGCAGCAGGCCCGGGTGGCGGGCTGGACGGGGCCGGGCGTGACCCGCGACGGCGTGCCTGTGAAGCTGCTGGCCAACGTCGCCGACGGTCCCTCGGCCCGCTCGGCGGCGGAGTCGCCGGTGCAGGGCGTCGGGCTCTTCCGTACCGAGCTGTGCTTCCTCGACCGCACCGAGGAGCCGTCCGCGCAGGAGCAGGCCGACATCTACGCCCAGGTGCTGGAGCCGTTCGCCGGCACCGGGCACGTCGTGGTCCGCACCCTCGACGCCGGCTCCGACAAGCCAGTGGCATTCGCGACGCTGGAGGACGAGGAGAACCCGGCCCTCGGCGTCCGCGGGCTCCGGCTGGCCCTCGGGAACCCAGGGCTGCTGCACCGCCAGCTCGACGGCATCGCCGAGGCTGCCCGCCGTACCGGTGCCGAGACCTGGGTGATGGCGCCGATGGTGGCCACGCTCGCCGAGGCGGAGGACTTCTGCGGCCAGGTGCGCGAGCGCGGGCTGAAGGCCGGGGTGATGGTGGAGGTGCCGAGCGTGGCGCTGCTGGCCGACAGGTTCCTGGACGTCGTGGACTTCTTGTCCATCGGCACCAACGACCTCACGCAGTACGTCATGGCCGCCGACCGGCTGGCCACGGACCTGGCGCACCTCACCGACCCCTGGCAGCCCGCCGTGCTGCACCTGGTCGCCCGCGCCGCCGAGGCCGGTCGACGCGCCGGCAAGCCGGTCGGCGTCTGCGGCGAGGCGGCCGCCGACCCACTGCTCGCCGTCGCGCTGACCGGCATGGGCATCACGTCGCTGTCGATGGCCGGGGCGGCCGTCCGCGCGGTGGGCGCGCAGCTCGCCGCGGTGGACATGGACACCTGCCGTCGTGCCGCCGACGCGGTCCTGGAGGCATCGGACCCCCTGGCCGCGCGCGACGCCGTACGCCGGCTCCTCGACTGA
- the pdxH gene encoding pyridoxamine 5'-phosphate oxidase encodes MTDLRALRREYAARGLDEADLDPDPLVVFDRWFAEAVAAGLDEPNAMVVATVDPGGAPSMRTVLLKGVEDDGFVFFTNHSSRKGRALAVDPRCALLFPWHPLERQVRVEGNAELLPRAEVEAYFAQRPRGSQLGAHASAQSEPIADRSALEAAYAGVERVFGDRDVPPPEHWGGYLVRPQVVEFWQGRPSRLHDRLEYTRTDDHWSVRRLQP; translated from the coding sequence ATGACCGACCTGCGTGCGCTGCGCCGCGAGTACGCCGCCAGGGGGCTCGACGAGGCCGACCTGGACCCCGACCCGCTGGTGGTCTTCGACCGCTGGTTCGCCGAGGCCGTGGCCGCCGGCCTCGACGAGCCGAACGCGATGGTCGTCGCGACCGTCGATCCCGGCGGCGCGCCGTCGATGCGCACCGTGCTGCTCAAGGGCGTCGAGGACGACGGGTTCGTCTTCTTCACCAACCACTCCTCTCGCAAGGGCCGCGCGCTGGCGGTCGATCCGCGCTGCGCGTTGCTGTTCCCGTGGCACCCGCTGGAGCGGCAGGTCCGGGTCGAGGGGAACGCCGAGCTGCTCCCGCGCGCTGAGGTCGAGGCCTACTTCGCCCAGCGCCCGCGCGGCAGCCAGCTCGGCGCACACGCGTCGGCCCAGTCCGAGCCCATCGCCGACCGCTCCGCGCTCGAGGCGGCGTACGCCGGGGTGGAGCGAGTGTTCGGGGACCGCGACGTCCCGCCGCCGGAGCACTGGGGCGGCTACCTGGTGCGGCCGCAGGTGGTGGAGTTCTGGCAGGGCAGGCCGTCGCGGCTGCACGACCGGCTGGAGTACACGCGCACCGACGACCACTGGTCGGTGCGGCGGTTGCAGCCGTGA
- a CDS encoding ABC transporter ATP-binding protein, with the protein MSAPTPQKGRGFAATERIEAPAGGPGRGPMGGGMVGQKAMDFGPSARRLVGRMRPERALASLVVALVVVSVLLMSIGPRLLGHATDLVFRGFIGSRTPVGTPDDQLPEAVQGQGVVPGQGVDFGAVGEWLLLVLAVYAAASVLSWLAGFVLNGVVQRTVRRMRGDVEEKIHRLPLGYFDRSPRGELLSRVTNDIDNISQTLQQTMSQLLQSLLTVLAVLAMMIWISPLLALVAVLSVPVSLVATRAIMRRSQGQFVAQWRTTGRLNAHIEEAFSGHALVKVYGRTDEVERTFAEHNDALYDVSFKAQFISGLVMPTMMFIGNLNYVVVAVVGALRISSGAVTLGEVQAFVQYTRQFTQPLTTVASMANLLQSGVASAERVFELLDADEEPLADAPGAGGTARSGAPTRGEVAFEQVSFSYDPTRPLIEDLSLLARPGQTVAIVGPTGAGKTTLVNLVMRFYDVDAGRILLDGVDTSTLTRQELRAEVGMVLQDTWLFEGTIRDNIAYGRPDATEEQVLEAARATYVDRFVHSLPDGYDTVVDEDGANLSAGERQLLTIARAFLTDPALLILDEATSSVDTRTELLLQHAMAALRTDRTSFVIAHRLSTIRDADLILVMEDGAIVEQGTHASLLTADGAYAALYRSQFTAATDA; encoded by the coding sequence ATGAGCGCGCCCACCCCGCAGAAGGGCCGCGGCTTCGCGGCGACCGAGCGGATCGAGGCACCTGCCGGCGGGCCGGGTCGTGGCCCGATGGGCGGCGGGATGGTCGGCCAGAAGGCCATGGACTTCGGGCCGTCGGCACGCCGGCTCGTGGGCCGGATGCGACCCGAGCGGGCGCTGGCCTCGCTGGTGGTGGCGCTGGTCGTGGTGTCGGTGCTGCTGATGTCGATCGGGCCGCGCCTGCTCGGCCACGCGACCGACCTGGTCTTCCGCGGCTTCATCGGCTCCCGGACGCCGGTCGGCACGCCGGACGACCAGCTCCCCGAGGCCGTGCAGGGCCAGGGGGTCGTCCCCGGGCAGGGCGTCGACTTCGGCGCCGTGGGCGAGTGGCTGCTGCTGGTGCTGGCGGTGTACGCCGCGGCCTCGGTGCTCTCCTGGCTGGCCGGCTTCGTGCTGAACGGCGTGGTCCAGCGCACCGTGCGCCGGATGCGCGGTGACGTCGAGGAGAAGATCCACCGGCTGCCGCTGGGCTACTTCGACCGCTCCCCGCGCGGGGAGCTGCTCAGCCGGGTCACCAACGACATCGACAACATCAGCCAGACCCTGCAGCAGACCATGAGCCAGCTGCTCCAGTCGCTGCTCACCGTGCTCGCGGTCCTGGCGATGATGATCTGGATCAGCCCGTTGCTGGCGCTGGTCGCGGTGCTCAGCGTCCCGGTCTCGCTGGTGGCGACCCGCGCGATCATGCGGCGCTCGCAGGGCCAGTTCGTCGCGCAGTGGCGCACCACCGGTCGCCTCAACGCCCACATCGAGGAGGCCTTCTCCGGCCACGCGCTGGTCAAGGTCTACGGCCGCACCGACGAGGTGGAGCGCACCTTCGCCGAGCACAACGACGCTCTCTACGACGTGTCGTTCAAGGCGCAGTTCATCAGCGGCCTGGTGATGCCGACGATGATGTTCATCGGCAACCTCAACTACGTCGTCGTCGCCGTCGTGGGCGCGCTGCGGATCTCCTCCGGGGCGGTGACCCTCGGCGAGGTGCAGGCCTTCGTGCAGTACACCCGCCAGTTCACCCAGCCGCTCACGACCGTCGCGTCGATGGCCAACCTGCTGCAGTCCGGCGTCGCCTCGGCCGAGCGCGTCTTCGAGCTGCTCGACGCCGACGAGGAGCCGCTCGCCGACGCTCCCGGTGCCGGGGGCACCGCCCGGTCGGGTGCCCCGACCCGCGGCGAGGTCGCCTTCGAGCAGGTGTCCTTCTCCTACGACCCGACCCGCCCGCTCATCGAGGACCTCTCCCTCCTGGCGCGGCCCGGGCAGACCGTGGCCATCGTGGGCCCGACCGGGGCGGGCAAGACCACCCTGGTCAACCTCGTCATGCGCTTCTACGACGTCGACGCCGGGCGCATCCTCCTCGACGGCGTCGACACCTCCACCCTCACCCGCCAGGAGCTGCGCGCGGAGGTGGGGATGGTGCTGCAGGACACCTGGCTCTTCGAGGGCACCATCCGCGACAACATCGCCTACGGCCGGCCCGACGCCACCGAGGAGCAGGTGCTGGAGGCGGCGCGGGCGACGTACGTCGACCGCTTCGTCCACTCCCTCCCCGACGGCTACGACACGGTCGTCGACGAGGACGGCGCCAACCTGTCGGCCGGCGAGCGCCAGCTGCTCACGATCGCGCGGGCGTTCCTCACCGACCCCGCGCTGCTGATCCTCGACGAGGCGACCTCGTCGGTCGACACCCGCACCGAGCTGCTGCTGCAGCACGCGATGGCGGCGCTGCGCACGGACCGGACGTCCTTCGTCATCGCGCACCGGCTCTCGACGATCCGCGACGCCGACCTGATCCTGGTGATGGAGGACGGCGCGATCGTGGAGCAGGGCACGCACGCCTCGCTGCTCACCGCCGACGGCGCGTACGCCGCGCTCTACCGCTCCCAGTTCACCGCCGCCACCGACGCCTGA
- a CDS encoding HPr family phosphocarrier protein yields MPTTSVTVGSSVGLHARPAALIAEAAGGLGSSVTINGVDAASSLMIMTLGAKCGDTVEVAGDDQAAVDAIAALVAQDLDAS; encoded by the coding sequence ATGCCCACCACCTCCGTCACCGTCGGCTCGTCCGTCGGCCTGCACGCCCGCCCCGCCGCCCTCATCGCCGAGGCGGCCGGCGGCCTCGGCAGCAGCGTGACCATCAACGGGGTCGACGCCGCCTCGTCGCTCATGATCATGACCCTCGGCGCGAAGTGCGGCGACACCGTCGAGGTCGCCGGTGACGACCAGGCCGCCGTCGACGCCATCGCCGCCCTCGTGGCCCAGGACCTCGACGCCTCCTGA